A window of Variovorax sp. HW608 genomic DNA:
TGTCGATCACGCAGCCGGCCGTCTCCAAGATGCTGGTCGAGATCGAGAAGATGTTCGACCTCCAGCTCTTCGTGCGCTCCACGCGCGGCACGGAGCCGACGGCGTATGGTGAAACGGTGGTGCGCTTCGCGCGCTCCGTCCTTGCGGACTACCAGCGCACGCGCGACGAGATCGACGCCGTCGCCAGCGGGGGTGTCGGGCGGACCAGCGTGGGCGCGATGGTCGTGGCGACGCCGACCCTGCTCATGCAGGCCATCCAGCGACTCAAGGCGCGGTCCAAGCTCACGACCGTGATGGTCGAGGAGGGCGATCTCACGCGGCTTCTTCCGCGATTGCGCGTCGGCGAACTCGACCTGATCGTCGGCCGCCTGGAGCCCGGCTATGCCTCGCCCGACCTGGACACCGAGGCGCTCTACCGCGAGACCATGTGCATCGTGGTCGCGCCCTCGCATCCGCTGGCCGATGCCGCCGATCCGGACTGGTCGATGCTCGCCGGCCTGCCCTGGGTGGTGCCGCCACCGTGGGCATCGTCACGCTCCAAGCTCGGGCAGCTGTTCTACCGGCACCGGCTGCTGCCGCCGGCCGACATCATCGAGACCGCATCGTTTCTCGTCACGCTGTCGGCGATGCACGAGCGGCCGGCGGTGGGCTTCCTGGCGCACGGCGTTGCGCAGCACTTCGCGAAGCAGGGCTTGCTGCGCATCCTGAAGATCAAGGTGCCGATCGCACTCCCGCCGGTGGGCATCATCACCTTGCGCGGCCGGCCCCAGACACCGGCCAGCCAGTTGCTGGTCGAGTGCCTGCGCGAAGGGGCGGCGAGATCGCGCTAGTCGCGCCGGGCCGGGCGCAACCTCCGCTTGGAGCGGGGGCGCCGGCGGCTCACCTTGCGTTCCGATTCAGTAGCCCAGTGCCAAACCGGTATTGCGCCGCGGATCGTTCGCGCCGTAGAAGCGGTTGTTGCCGACCGGCTTGCCGCCGAGCGTCGGCGCGCCCACGAGAATCACCGCGAGGTGCTTCGTAGGCTGCGGGTCGCCGAACTTCTGACCCCAGCCTTCGAGGATCTTGCGCGTGTCGGGCGATAGCGCGAACCCCTCGACGTTGGTCACGTCAGGCAGCCACTGCTGGTGGAAGCGCGGCGCGTCGACCGCCTCCTGCACATTCATGTCGTAGTCGATCACGTTGATGATCGTGTGGAGCACGGCTGTGATGATGCGGCTGCCGCCTGCCGTGCCAACCACCATCACGGGCTTTCCGTCCCTGGTGACGATCGTCGGGCTCATCGACGACAGCGGCCGCTTGCCCGGGCCGATCGAGTTCGCCTCGCCCTGCACCAGGCCATAGAGATTCGGCACCCCGACCTTGGCGGTGAAGTCGTCCATCTCGTCGTTCAGCACCACGCCGGTCTTCGACGCCGTCACCTTGGCGCCGAACCAGTCATTGAGGGTATACGTCACCGAGACCGCGTTGCCCCATTTGTCCATGATCGAGTAGTGCGTCGTATTGCTGCCTTCATGCGGCGCGACGCCGGGCTTGATCTTCTGGCTGACGCCGGCCTTGTCGGGCGCGATCACCGCGCGGATCTTCGCCGCGTAGTCCTTCGACAGCAGGCGGTCGAGCGGGTTGTTCACGAAGTCCGGATCGCCGAGGTAGCTGTTGCGGTCGATGTACGCATGGCGCATCGCCTCGATCTGATAGTGCACCGCCTGTGCCGAGCGGAAGCCCATGTCCTTGAGCGGATAACCCTCGAGGACATTCAGGATCTCGCAGATGATCACGCCGCCCGAGCTCGGCGGCGGCGCCGAGACGATGCCGTAGCCGCGGTACGTGCACTCGACGGGCTTGAATTCGCGCGCCTTGTACTGGTCCAGGTCGGCCTGCGTGATGATGCCCTTGCCCGCCTGGCTGGACGCCACGATGGATGCAGCGACCGGCCCCTTGTAGAAGCCGTCCACGCCCTTCTCGCTGATACGCCGCAGCGTCGCGGCGAGGTCCTTTTGCACCAGCTTCTGGCCAGGCTTGAACGGCTCGCCATGGTTCAGGAAGATCGCGCCGCTGGCCGGGTCCTTCCTGAAGTCCTCGGTCGCGGTGCTCAGCAGATCCACGTCGCCTTGCTCGAGCACGAAGCCGTTCTGCGCATAGTGGATCGCGGGAGCAATGAGCGTGGCGCGCTTCATCGTGCCGTACTTCTCGCGCGCCATCTCGAGGCCGGACACGGTGCCGGGCACGGCCACCGCGAGATGCCCGGTCGTGCTCGCGCCTTCGATCACGTTGCCGTCCTTGTCGAGGTACATGTTCGCGGTGGCCGCCAGCGGCGCCTTCTCGCGGAAGTCGAGGAAGGTCTTGCGCCCGTCGGCGAGCTGGATCGTCATGAAGCCGCCACCGCCAAGATTGCCTGCAGCCGGGAACACGGCAGCGAGCGCATAGCCGACCGCGACGGCAGCGTCGATCGCGTTGCCGCCGTCTTTCAGCACATCCACGCCGGTCTTGGTGGCCAGGTGCTGCGCGCTCACGACCATGCCGTTCTCGGCAGCGACGGGGGCTTGCGAAGCGGCCTGGGCGCTGGCCAAGGCCAGCCCGGCGACGGTCGCCAGGAGCGATTGACGAAGGTGTTCGAATCTCATCGTTGTCTTACATTTTGTCGTGTCAGCATCCTGAACGGCGAATGCGCGGGCGCGAAGAGGGCCATGGCGCATGAAGGGAGCGCGCGCGGCGCCGAAGGCCTCAGGGCAATCCTCGCTTGCCGAGATCGCTCGGCTTGCCTACGCTACGTTTACGTTCGTTTCAGCAGCTCTCAATGGTCCCCAAGCGCTTCGTGGTGATCTTCGTGTCGCGTCGCAACACGTTGCGCAGCATCCTTGCCCAGGCCTGCCTTTCGCATCTCGGCAGCGACCGGTTCGCCGCGTATTCATGCGGCCATCCCGCGCATCTGGGCCACAGCATCGACCCCGCGGCGGTCAGCGCGCTCGCGAGCGCGCGCATGCCGCTGCCGTCGCTGGCGCCCCGCGGCTGGGGTGAGCTGACGCGCAGCGGTTCGCCGCAGGCCAATTTCGTCATCACGCTCGACGCCGAGATGCTGCCGCTGCAGCCGAGCTGGCCCGGACAGCCCGACGCCGCGCTCTGGGCCTTTCCGGACATCGCCGCCATGAGCCGCCCGGCCGCTCCGAAGGCGAATCCCGAAGCGCCGCTGCGCGAGGGTAGTCCAATGAGCCATCCCGACGACGCCGCCCATGCGGCCCTCCAGATGCTCTACGCCTTGCGCAGACGTCTGGAACTGTTGATGAGCCTGCCGCTCAATGCCGCCGACCGGGAGGCGATCCGGTCGGACGTGCGCGACCTCGCGTACATGCAGTAATCGCGCCGCAGAGAGCATTCACTTCGCATCTTCGGGTGATCTGTCAAGCGCCGCGCGAGGGATGCCTCTCTAATCGTGCGCTTGACGCACCCAGGCCGGCACTGGCAATGTTGCACTGCAACATGAACGATGAAAACGTCACCGGCCAGTTCCGCGACCGCCTCGAAGACCTTGCGGCGGAAATCGGGCACGCGCGCAGGCACATGGACCTGGGCCACCTCGCGGCACTGTGCTACTGCGAGGTGCGGCCGTGGGCCCGCTACGCCGGTGAAAGCAGGCTGGCAGACCTTTCGTGGCGCCTTGCCATCCAGCCGCTGCCGCTGGACAGAGCCGAATTCCTCGCCCAGATCGATGGCCTGATCGAGGAACTCGAGGAGGCCTGCATGCGCGCGGGCGTCGACACGGCGGCGAACACGCTGCGACGCGCCCGGTCGGGTAGCTAGACGCTGTGCGTCATGGCGCGCGGCCGAGCCTCCCGCCGCGCGGATTCGCGCCTGCCTTGCCGGCCGGCTGCCGCCTCGAGAGCGCCAGATTCGCGGTCATCATGGCCGCGACCAGCGTGACCAGCCACGAGAAATACACCCACAGGAGCAGAAGGGGGAGGGCGGCGAAGGCCCCGTACAGAGCCTTGTACGTCGGCACCTTGACGAGATAGGCGGTGAAGCCGCGCTTGCCGAGTTCGAAGGCCAGGCTGGCGACCAGCCCGCCCGCGATGGCGTCGCGCAGCCGCACCCGGGTGTTCGGGACCAGGTAGAACAGGCTCGTCAGCGTAACGAACCCGAGCAGGAACGGGCCGAGGTCGAGCACGAAGGCGAGCGTGCGCGGCAGCGTGCCGAGCAGTCCCGTCGACGCGCCCAGCAGGTACGACGTCGCCCAGAGGCTCAGGCCCACGACGGGCGGCCCGACCGCGATCATGAGCAGGTACAGGCCGACCCGCCTGAAGAACGGCCGGTTCCTGCGCACCTGCCACATCTGGTTCAGCGCGTTCTCCACCGTCAGCAGCATCGCCACCGCCGTGACGAGCAGGAAGATCGACCCGATCCAGGTCAGCCCGCTCGCATTGGCGGCGAAATGGTTGAGGTACCTGAGCACCGTGCGCGCGATGTCCGCCGGAAGCAGCTTGACGAGCAGCAGTTGCTGGAGCGCTTCCTTGAGCTGCCGGAAGACGGGGAAGCGCGTGAGCAGCGCGAGGCACGCCGCGAGCAGGGGCACGATGGAGAGCAGGGTCGTGAAAGTCAGGCTCCCGGCGACCTGGGGCAGGCGCTCTTTCTTGGCGCGCTGGATCGTCAGGCGGGTCAGGGTGAACATGGGTCGCTGGATGAGGAGAAGTCGGAACGGGCGCTGCTGCGATTGTCATGTCCCCGCCGCCCACTCTGGCAACGCCGCACGCGCGCGGCGCATAATTCGCTCCCCCTTGTCCGGGAGCGCTGACATGGAACAGCTCGATCAAGAGAAGGTCGTCTCCGTGCTCAATCGGCTGCTCGAAGCCGAACTGGCCGGCGTGGTGCGCTACACGCACTATTCGTTCCTGGTGTTCGGCTTCAACCGCATCCCGATCGTTGCGTGGCTGCGCGACCAGGCCAACGAATCGCTGCTGCACGCGCAGCAGGTGGGCGAATGGATCACCACGCTGGGGGACTACCCCTCGCTCGCGATCGGGCCGCTGCTCGACTCCCACCAGCACGATGTCGCCGCCATGCTGCGCGAATCGCTCGAGACCGAGCTTCGCGCACTCGCGCTGTACCGCGAACTGCTGTCGTTGGTGGAAGGGAAATCGGTCGCGCTGGAGGAATTCGCGCGCCAGATGATCCATGCCGAGGAACTGCACGCCGCCGAGGTCGACAAGATGCTGCGCAAGCCCGGCGACGTGGCGGCCTTCTCGTTGAAGCCTGCCTGACTGCTCCCCCGACTATTCCATCGCGATGCCCGCGCGATGCGCGAGCGCGCGGTAGCGTGCGATCTCGCTCTCCATCTGGGTGCGGAAGGCGGCAGCGCCGATGGCCACCGGCTCCATGCCCTGCGTCTTCAGCTGCGCCTGCAGGGCCGGGTCGGCCATGACCGCGGTGAGCTCGCGCGACAGGCGCTCCAGCACCGGCGCCGGCGTCTTCGCGGGTGCGGCGAAGCCGTACCAGGCGTCGAAGGTCGCATCGGGCAGCTTCTGCTCGGCCAGCGTCTTCACGTCGGGCAGCAGGCTGGAGCGGCTCGCGCCCACGATGCCCAGTGCGCGCAGCTTCCCGGCCTGGATATGCGGCGCCGCGATGGCCACGGCGTCGATGTCGAGATCGATCTCGCCGCTGATCACCGCCAGCATGCTCTGCGCGCCGCCCTTGTAAGGAATGTCCTGAAGCTTCACGCCGGCCGCGAGCGCGAGCAATTCGCCCGCCAGATGCGGACCGGAACCGGGGCCGAAAGTCGCATAGCGGATCCCCTGCGGCTTGGCCTTGGCGGCAGCGACGAGCTGATCCACCGTCTTCCAGGGCGAGTTCTGCGCCACCACCAGCACCAGCGGCGTGCGCGCGACGATGGCGATCGGCGCCAGATCGCGCACCGGGTCGTAAGGCAGCTTCGCGCGCAGCGCCGGGTTGACGCTGTAGCTCGTGGAGCCCGACAGCAGCAGCGTATAGCCGTCCGGCGCCGCCTTGGCCACCGCGTCGGTGCCGATGATGGTCGATGCGCCGGGCCGGTTGTCGATCACCACCGGCTGCTTCAGGCGTTCGCCCAGCTTCTGCCCCAGCGCGCGCGCCACGAGATCGGTGCCGCCGCCCGGCGGGAACGGCACGACGAGGCGGATCGGTTTCGCGGGCCAGGCGGGTTCCTCGGCGTGGGTGGTGGCAGCGCCGAGCACGGTGGCGGCGAGCGCGAGCGTCTGAAGGAAATGGCGCTTGTTCATCATCTGGGAAGTCTCCGGTTCCTGTTGCTGTGCGTGGTGGTGTGGGGGGATGCGGCCGCCTCAGGCGTGCGGCGCCAGCGCGCCATCCCGCCAGGGCGCGTGCGGCTCGCCCAGGTCCCAGTAAAGGCCGGCCATCACTTGCAGCCCTTCGCGTGCCAGCGGCGCGAGCAGGTGCTCGTGCGGCGCGTGCTGCGCGCAGGCCGGGTACGAATGCGGCACCCAGAGCGTGGGCAGGCCCAGCACGCGCGCGAAGATGTCGTTGGGCAGCGACCCGGCGAGGTTGGGCAGCAGGTCCGGTGGCTGCCCGCTGCTCGCCTCGATGGAGCGCAGCGCCCAGCCGACCCATGGGTTGTCCAGGTCGAGCCGCGTGGCCGCGCCGCTCAGCGTGACTTCCACCTCCACCTGCCCGAAGCCGTGCGCGGCGAGGTGCTCGCGCACGATGCGCTCGAGCTCCTGCCACGGCGTTCCCACCACGAAGCGCAACTGGCAATGCGCCACGGCCTCGGCCGGGATCGCATTGACCGGGCGCTGCGGCGCACCGGCGCCCAGCGCCAGCACTTCCAGCGTGTTCCAGCCCACGAGGCGCTCGGCCGGCGTGAGGCCCGGCTCGCCCCAGTCCGGACTCAGCTCGGGATCGTCGGCGCCGCCGCCGATCGCAAGGGTCGCCACCGCGCGCCGCAGGGCTTCGCTCATCGGCGGCGGACGCAGCGCATCGACGAGGATGCGCCCGCGCGCATCCACCAGCGTGGCGACCGCGTGCGCCAGCACCGTGGCCGGATTGCTGAGCACGCCGCCCCAGTTGCCCGAGTGATAGCCGCGCTCGCGCGCCTTCAGCCGCAGCGTGAAGTTGACCGCGCCTCGCGAGCCGAGAAAGAGCGTGGGACGCGAGGCGCGCACGCGCGGGCCGTCGCTCGCGATGAAGAGGTCGGCCGCGAGATCGTGGCGGCGCTGCGCGCAGACCGCTTCGAGCCCGGGCGAAGCCGCTTCCTCGCCCGTCTCGATCAGCCAGGTGATGTTGTAGCCAAGGCGCCCGTCGCGGGCCTCGAGCGCGGCTTCGAGCGCGCCGAGTGCGATGGTGTGCTGGCCCTTGTTGTCGGCGGTGCCGCGGCCGTACCAGCGCTCGCCCCGCGCCACCAGTTGCCAGGGCGAAAGGCCGTCGCGCCAGAGCGCGTCCTGGCCGCTCACCACGTCGCCGTGGCCGTAGCTCAGCACCGTGGGCAGGCGCGGATCTTCCACGCGGCGCGCGATCAGGAAGGGGCCGCCGCCGGGCGCGGGATTGGCGACGATCTCGCAGTCGAAGCCAAGCGGCGCGAGGCGCGGCACCAGTTCGTGCGTCAGGTAGTCGGCGAGTGCCGGCGGCGTGCTGCCGGTGTCGCTCTCGGTGCGCAGCGCCACGCGGCGCGCGAGATCGTCGAAGAAGCGGCCGCCGTCGAAGTAGGCGCCGGCCAGGGCAAGGGCATCGTGTCGGTTCATGGCAAGTCCATCGCGGGGAGTCACGCAAGTAGACGGCCAATCCGGTATTGCCTGCGCTATCGTTTTGGCATACTGCCGTTGCCTCCAAGGCAACACCCAATCCGGATGCATCCCTCGCTGCTCAGCATTCCGATGCGCTACTTCATGGAAGTGGCGCAGGCCGGCTCCGTCAACCAGGCGGCCGCCCGCCTGTTCGTGGCCGCTTCGGCCGTCAGCCGGCAGATCGCCAAGCTGGAAGACGGCCTGGGCACGCCGCTCTTCGAGCGCAACCGCCAGGGCATGGTGCTCACCGCCGCCGGGCAGCGGCTGGCCGGGCACCTTCGCAACACGCTGCTCGATGCCGACCATGTGCTCGAGGAGGTGCGCAGCCTCGGCGGCCAGGCGGCGGGCCGCGTGCGGGTGTGTTGCACCGAAGGCTTTGCGAGCGGCTTCATGCAGGCCTTGATGCGCGACTTCCGGTCGGCGCACCCGGCGGCCGGCATCGAGCTGCACGTCGGGGCGCCGGACGAGGTGAGCCAGCGGCTGCTGCGCGGCGAGTCGGACATCGGCCTGAAATACGTGGTGGCGCCCGAAGCCGGCCTGCGCGTGGAACACACCGCGCCGGCGCCGGTGCTGGCCGTGATGCTGCCCGGCCATCCGCTGGCGCGCGGCCGCCAGGTGGAGCTGGCGCAGGCGGTGCGCTTTCCGCTGCTGGTGGCCAGTCCGGGCGTCACGGCGCGGCAGTTGCTCGACCTGGCGTGCAGCGCGCAGGGCCTGCAGTACCGGCCGCTCTTCGTCAGCAACTTCTCCTCCGTGATGCTGCCGCTCTTGCGTGATCGCGACATCATGCTGTCCGGCCTGCTCACCGTGGCGCAACCGATCGAGGCGGGCACGGTGGTGGCGCGGCCTTTCGTCGAGCCGGTGCTGCAGCAGAGGCGCCTGCAGGCGCTGTCGCTGGAAGGCCGCACCCTGCCACCGCTGGTGCAGGCCTTCGTTCGCCAGATGGTGGCCGCGATCGGCGCGCAGGGGCGGCGCAAGCTCGGCCGTGCCGCGCGCGGCGCGACGAAGCCTGTATCGTTGCGCCGATGAACGCACAAAGAGACATCTTCGAGCAGCCCAAGATCGATTGTCATTGCCACGTCCTCGATCCGGACCGCTTCCCCTACGCGGCCGATGCGGCCTACCACCCCTCGGGCGCCGAGATCGGAACGCTGCGGTCCTTCCAAGAGGTCCTGGCCGTGCACGGCGTGCGCCATGCGCTGCTGGTGCAACCCAACTCGGGCTACAACGCCGACAACCGCTGCATGCTCGATGCGATCCGCCAGGGCGAGGGCCGCTTCAAGGGTGTGGCGATCGTGCCGCCCGACATTTCCATGGCGCAGCTGCAGGACCTGAAGGCGCAAGGCATCGTCGGTGTCGCGCACA
This region includes:
- a CDS encoding LysR substrate-binding domain-containing protein, whose product is MGQIDRVLRSNLKLRHLQLLVVLDELRHLGRVSEFLSITQPAVSKMLVEIEKMFDLQLFVRSTRGTEPTAYGETVVRFARSVLADYQRTRDEIDAVASGGVGRTSVGAMVVATPTLLMQAIQRLKARSKLTTVMVEEGDLTRLLPRLRVGELDLIVGRLEPGYASPDLDTEALYRETMCIVVAPSHPLADAADPDWSMLAGLPWVVPPPWASSRSKLGQLFYRHRLLPPADIIETASFLVTLSAMHERPAVGFLAHGVAQHFAKQGLLRILKIKVPIALPPVGIITLRGRPQTPASQLLVECLREGAARSR
- the ggt gene encoding gamma-glutamyltransferase: MRFEHLRQSLLATVAGLALASAQAASQAPVAAENGMVVSAQHLATKTGVDVLKDGGNAIDAAVAVGYALAAVFPAAGNLGGGGFMTIQLADGRKTFLDFREKAPLAATANMYLDKDGNVIEGASTTGHLAVAVPGTVSGLEMAREKYGTMKRATLIAPAIHYAQNGFVLEQGDVDLLSTATEDFRKDPASGAIFLNHGEPFKPGQKLVQKDLAATLRRISEKGVDGFYKGPVAASIVASSQAGKGIITQADLDQYKAREFKPVECTYRGYGIVSAPPPSSGGVIICEILNVLEGYPLKDMGFRSAQAVHYQIEAMRHAYIDRNSYLGDPDFVNNPLDRLLSKDYAAKIRAVIAPDKAGVSQKIKPGVAPHEGSNTTHYSIMDKWGNAVSVTYTLNDWFGAKVTASKTGVVLNDEMDDFTAKVGVPNLYGLVQGEANSIGPGKRPLSSMSPTIVTRDGKPVMVVGTAGGSRIITAVLHTIINVIDYDMNVQEAVDAPRFHQQWLPDVTNVEGFALSPDTRKILEGWGQKFGDPQPTKHLAVILVGAPTLGGKPVGNNRFYGANDPRRNTGLALGY
- a CDS encoding arsenate-mycothiol transferase ArsC gives rise to the protein MVPKRFVVIFVSRRNTLRSILAQACLSHLGSDRFAAYSCGHPAHLGHSIDPAAVSALASARMPLPSLAPRGWGELTRSGSPQANFVITLDAEMLPLQPSWPGQPDAALWAFPDIAAMSRPAAPKANPEAPLREGSPMSHPDDAAHAALQMLYALRRRLELLMSLPLNAADREAIRSDVRDLAYMQ
- a CDS encoding YihY family inner membrane protein, which translates into the protein MFTLTRLTIQRAKKERLPQVAGSLTFTTLLSIVPLLAACLALLTRFPVFRQLKEALQQLLLVKLLPADIARTVLRYLNHFAANASGLTWIGSIFLLVTAVAMLLTVENALNQMWQVRRNRPFFRRVGLYLLMIAVGPPVVGLSLWATSYLLGASTGLLGTLPRTLAFVLDLGPFLLGFVTLTSLFYLVPNTRVRLRDAIAGGLVASLAFELGKRGFTAYLVKVPTYKALYGAFAALPLLLLWVYFSWLVTLVAAMMTANLALSRRQPAGKAGANPRGGRLGRAP
- a CDS encoding ferritin-like domain-containing protein, producing MEQLDQEKVVSVLNRLLEAELAGVVRYTHYSFLVFGFNRIPIVAWLRDQANESLLHAQQVGEWITTLGDYPSLAIGPLLDSHQHDVAAMLRESLETELRALALYRELLSLVEGKSVALEEFARQMIHAEELHAAEVDKMLRKPGDVAAFSLKPA
- a CDS encoding Bug family tripartite tricarboxylate transporter substrate binding protein; the protein is MNKRHFLQTLALAATVLGAATTHAEEPAWPAKPIRLVVPFPPGGGTDLVARALGQKLGERLKQPVVIDNRPGASTIIGTDAVAKAAPDGYTLLLSGSTSYSVNPALRAKLPYDPVRDLAPIAIVARTPLVLVVAQNSPWKTVDQLVAAAKAKPQGIRYATFGPGSGPHLAGELLALAAGVKLQDIPYKGGAQSMLAVISGEIDLDIDAVAIAAPHIQAGKLRALGIVGASRSSLLPDVKTLAEQKLPDATFDAWYGFAAPAKTPAPVLERLSRELTAVMADPALQAQLKTQGMEPVAIGAAAFRTQMESEIARYRALAHRAGIAME
- a CDS encoding M20 family metallopeptidase, giving the protein MNRHDALALAGAYFDGGRFFDDLARRVALRTESDTGSTPPALADYLTHELVPRLAPLGFDCEIVANPAPGGGPFLIARRVEDPRLPTVLSYGHGDVVSGQDALWRDGLSPWQLVARGERWYGRGTADNKGQHTIALGALEAALEARDGRLGYNITWLIETGEEAASPGLEAVCAQRRHDLAADLFIASDGPRVRASRPTLFLGSRGAVNFTLRLKARERGYHSGNWGGVLSNPATVLAHAVATLVDARGRILVDALRPPPMSEALRRAVATLAIGGGADDPELSPDWGEPGLTPAERLVGWNTLEVLALGAGAPQRPVNAIPAEAVAHCQLRFVVGTPWQELERIVREHLAAHGFGQVEVEVTLSGAATRLDLDNPWVGWALRSIEASSGQPPDLLPNLAGSLPNDIFARVLGLPTLWVPHSYPACAQHAPHEHLLAPLAREGLQVMAGLYWDLGEPHAPWRDGALAPHA
- a CDS encoding LysR family transcriptional regulator, yielding MHPSLLSIPMRYFMEVAQAGSVNQAAARLFVAASAVSRQIAKLEDGLGTPLFERNRQGMVLTAAGQRLAGHLRNTLLDADHVLEEVRSLGGQAAGRVRVCCTEGFASGFMQALMRDFRSAHPAAGIELHVGAPDEVSQRLLRGESDIGLKYVVAPEAGLRVEHTAPAPVLAVMLPGHPLARGRQVELAQAVRFPLLVASPGVTARQLLDLACSAQGLQYRPLFVSNFSSVMLPLLRDRDIMLSGLLTVAQPIEAGTVVARPFVEPVLQQRRLQALSLEGRTLPPLVQAFVRQMVAAIGAQGRRKLGRAARGATKPVSLRR